In bacterium, a genomic segment contains:
- a CDS encoding DUF559 domain-containing protein, with product MPRWQNIPKENFQRARAMRNESTAAENALWRHLRAGKLGTKARRQMTIGPFIADFVLPDYRLILEVDGPTHATDEQIEHDARRTAWFQERGYRVLRFGNLAVLQNISGVLERIQTVIAETPPNPPAKARGNQNEPTE from the coding sequence ATGCCCAGATGGCAGAACATTCCTAAAGAGAATTTTCAGCGTGCTCGTGCCATGCGCAACGAGTCAACAGCCGCAGAGAATGCACTGTGGCGGCATCTGCGCGCGGGAAAACTCGGAACAAAGGCGCGGCGGCAGATGACGATTGGTCCGTTTATCGCAGACTTCGTCCTGCCGGACTACCGGCTTATTCTTGAAGTGGACGGGCCAACTCACGCGACAGACGAACAGATTGAGCATGATGCGCGTCGGACCGCGTGGTTTCAAGAGCGTGGCTATCGCGTACTGAGATTCGGCAACTTGGCCGTATTGCAGAATATTAGTGGGGTTCTTGAACGCATACAAACTGTGATCGCGGAGACCCCCCCTAACCCCCCCGCTAAAGCGAGGGGGAATCAGAACGAACCCACTGAATGA
- a CDS encoding DUF86 domain-containing protein, producing the protein MSRKDDLAYVKDILTACERIRLILSEDSSPEVMRRISVQDSLVHNIQIVGEAANQLSDSFKARVSMIDWQAMIGMRHRIVHNYFDIDLDIVWDTVLHDLPQLEAALKPWLPEIE; encoded by the coding sequence ATGTCGCGTAAAGACGACTTAGCATACGTCAAGGATATTTTGACGGCTTGCGAGAGAATCCGACTAATCTTGAGCGAGGATTCGTCGCCGGAGGTTATGCGTCGCATATCAGTTCAAGATTCGCTTGTGCATAATATCCAGATTGTGGGGGAGGCGGCAAATCAATTATCAGATTCTTTTAAGGCGCGTGTCTCAATGATCGATTGGCAAGCGATGATCGGTATGCGGCATCGCATCGTGCACAACTACTTTGACATTGATTTGGATATTGTTTGGGACACTGTTCTCCACGATCTTCCACAACTTGAGGCCGCGCTGAAACCGTGGTTGCCTGAAATAGAATAG
- the pdhA gene encoding pyruvate dehydrogenase (acetyl-transferring) E1 component subunit alpha: MATETKAKKNDKTNGHIVGKGSSSLFEAFEATSGKKLEVVDPNGKVIHPEWMPDIDDELLVEGYKMMRYARIVDLKAVNLQRQGKLYTLPVNRGQEACAVGSAMALRKDDWLVPAFREIGAYMWHGWPVETLYKWYLGLESGAVMPEGVNSLPTSVPISSQIPHAAGIGHAINYKGLDQVVLCYFGDGGTSEGDFSEGLNWAAVFTCPCVFFCNNNQYAISVPREMQTKAATIAQKAVGFGIPGIQVDGNDLFAVYRATKEAVDYARAGNGPVLIEGLTYRMGAHTTSDDPTKYRTSEEEKIWEPRDPLIRVRKYLADKGLWNDAKETAWEEECAAKVDTVVQHVVNLGPNPIPELFENQYESLTNSLEEQKADLEAFLAWQSRRG, from the coding sequence ATGGCGACGGAAACCAAGGCGAAGAAGAACGACAAAACAAATGGACACATCGTGGGGAAAGGTTCGTCCTCCTTGTTCGAAGCTTTCGAGGCAACCTCGGGCAAAAAGCTCGAAGTCGTGGACCCGAACGGCAAGGTCATTCACCCCGAGTGGATGCCGGACATTGATGACGAGTTGCTGGTCGAAGGCTACAAGATGATGCGTTATGCTCGCATTGTCGATCTCAAGGCCGTCAACCTTCAGCGGCAAGGCAAGCTCTACACGCTGCCCGTTAATCGAGGACAGGAAGCCTGCGCGGTCGGTTCGGCGATGGCCCTGCGCAAAGACGATTGGCTGGTCCCGGCGTTCCGCGAAATCGGTGCATACATGTGGCACGGCTGGCCGGTCGAAACCCTGTACAAGTGGTACTTAGGCCTCGAATCCGGTGCGGTCATGCCCGAAGGTGTCAACAGCTTGCCGACCTCGGTGCCCATCTCATCACAGATTCCCCACGCGGCGGGAATCGGCCACGCAATAAACTACAAGGGGCTCGACCAAGTCGTGCTCTGCTACTTCGGTGACGGTGGCACGTCGGAAGGCGATTTCTCCGAAGGCTTGAACTGGGCCGCCGTGTTCACCTGCCCGTGTGTGTTCTTCTGCAACAACAACCAGTACGCCATCAGCGTCCCGCGCGAAATGCAAACCAAAGCTGCCACGATTGCGCAAAAGGCTGTCGGTTTCGGCATCCCCGGAATTCAGGTGGACGGCAACGACTTGTTCGCAGTCTATCGCGCCACCAAGGAAGCGGTGGACTATGCCCGCGCAGGCAACGGCCCCGTGCTGATTGAAGGCTTGACCTACCGCATGGGTGCGCACACGACGAGCGACGACCCGACCAAGTACCGCACGAGCGAGGAAGAAAAAATCTGGGAGCCGCGCGATCCGCTGATTCGCGTCAGAAAGTATCTGGCGGACAAGGGGCTTTGGAACGACGCGAAGGAAACGGCATGGGAAGAAGAGTGCGCCGCCAAAGTGGACACAGTCGTCCAGCACGTCGTTAACCTTGGACCCAATCCGATCCCCGAACTGTTTGAGAACCAATACGAATCGCTCACCAACTCGCTTGAAGAGCAAAAAGCGGATCTCGAAGCGTTTTTGGCGTGGCAAAGTCGGAGGGGGTGA
- a CDS encoding alpha-ketoacid dehydrogenase subunit beta: protein MPVMTMVQALQNALDVKLADDPSVLCFGEDVGVEGGVFRVTEHLQKKHGVKRVFDTPLAESSIIGACIGMSVMGLRPVAEMQFDGFVYPAMNQIITHISRYRYRTRGQRHIPAVIRFPYGGGVKALEMHSEAMEAMYAHIPGLKVVIPSTPYDAKGLMISAIEDNDPVIFQEPKRLYRAMKQEVPDGLYRIPIGKAKVEKEGRDMTVLSWGAMMHVCRKSLEYLEKDHINIELIDLRSIYPLDWDTIVNSIKKTGRLLVVQEGPKSFGVAAELIALANEKCFEYLEAPPMRLCGNDTIPPLPRSEDLYCPTPERVHYYCRRLADYQI from the coding sequence ATGCCCGTAATGACTATGGTGCAGGCGCTGCAAAATGCGCTCGATGTGAAGCTGGCCGATGACCCGTCTGTGCTTTGCTTTGGCGAAGACGTCGGCGTCGAAGGCGGCGTGTTTCGCGTGACTGAACATTTGCAAAAGAAGCACGGCGTCAAGCGCGTGTTTGATACGCCGCTCGCCGAATCCTCCATCATCGGCGCGTGCATCGGCATGTCGGTGATGGGCTTGCGTCCCGTCGCCGAAATGCAGTTCGACGGCTTCGTTTATCCCGCGATGAATCAAATCATCACGCACATTTCGCGCTATCGCTACCGCACGCGCGGTCAGCGTCACATTCCCGCCGTGATTCGTTTTCCTTATGGCGGCGGTGTGAAGGCGCTCGAAATGCACTCGGAAGCGATGGAAGCGATGTACGCTCATATCCCCGGCCTCAAGGTCGTGATTCCCTCGACACCGTATGACGCGAAAGGCTTGATGATTTCCGCGATTGAAGACAACGATCCGGTGATTTTCCAAGAGCCGAAGCGGCTCTATCGCGCGATGAAGCAGGAAGTGCCCGACGGACTCTATCGCATTCCCATCGGCAAAGCCAAAGTGGAAAAAGAGGGCCGCGACATGACCGTGTTGTCGTGGGGCGCGATGATGCACGTCTGCCGCAAGTCGCTCGAGTATCTCGAAAAGGATCACATCAACATCGAGTTGATTGATTTGCGTTCGATCTATCCGCTCGATTGGGATACGATTGTCAATTCTATCAAGAAAACCGGACGCTTGCTCGTCGTGCAGGAAGGCCCGAAGAGTTTCGGTGTCGCGGCGGAGTTGATCGCACTCGCCAATGAAAAATGCTTCGAGTATCTCGAAGCGCCGCCGATGCGCTTGTGCGGCAACGACACGATTCCGCCGCTTCCGCGCTCGGAAGATCTCTATTGCCCGACTCCCGAGCGCGTGCACTACTACTGCCGCAGGCTCGCGGATTATCAGATTTAA
- a CDS encoding 2-oxo acid dehydrogenase subunit E2 gives MAFNFLFPDIGEGIHEGKILEWYHKPGDMVKEGDPLLKVETDKVVTDIPVPQTGKLAQTNGKVDEIVHVGQVIAVITGKNEEVSFTTPPPTEAYHENDTTRHVSPTLAHEKTASTDEDGMYGVVGQIPVGNDILPSTNEGRPEVVPADVRTTDKVIATPVARKMAADMGVDINRVRGTGPGGRVMKNDIEAAASGGTAVATPAQTRPMVANGVSVSAPKVIPAAIPGEFPGTVEIEELTQLRKTIANRMSQSKYTAPHATSLDEVEVSKLVALRNQKNKELEKEGVKLSYLPFIIKAVCVALRKHKKLNATLDLDRNRVVYKKYYNIGLAVDTPDGLVVPNIKNADQKGILQLAREIEDLSTRARERKLTIDEIRDGTFTITNYGSLNGNFGVPVINYPEVAILGTGRITQKPVILNDQIVKGWIQPLSLSFDHRIVDGGDSARFVNDLVTMLADPTNMLML, from the coding sequence ATGGCCTTTAATTTTCTCTTCCCGGATATCGGGGAAGGCATTCACGAAGGAAAAATTCTCGAGTGGTATCACAAGCCCGGCGACATGGTCAAAGAGGGCGATCCGTTGCTAAAGGTCGAGACTGACAAAGTTGTGACCGACATTCCCGTCCCGCAAACCGGCAAGCTTGCGCAGACCAACGGCAAGGTGGATGAAATCGTGCACGTCGGTCAAGTCATCGCGGTGATCACGGGCAAGAATGAAGAGGTTTCCTTCACCACGCCGCCGCCGACGGAAGCCTATCACGAGAACGACACGACGCGCCACGTGTCGCCGACGCTCGCCCACGAGAAGACCGCGTCCACCGATGAAGACGGCATGTACGGTGTTGTGGGACAAATTCCGGTCGGCAACGACATTCTGCCTTCCACGAACGAAGGCCGACCCGAAGTTGTGCCCGCCGACGTGCGCACGACGGATAAAGTTATCGCGACTCCCGTTGCGCGCAAGATGGCCGCAGATATGGGCGTTGATATCAACAGAGTGCGCGGAACAGGTCCCGGCGGTCGTGTGATGAAGAACGACATCGAAGCCGCGGCATCGGGTGGAACGGCTGTCGCTACTCCGGCACAAACGCGACCGATGGTTGCCAACGGCGTGAGCGTGTCCGCTCCGAAAGTTATTCCCGCCGCGATTCCGGGAGAATTCCCCGGGACGGTGGAAATTGAGGAGCTGACGCAACTGCGCAAGACGATTGCTAACCGTATGTCGCAGTCGAAATACACCGCGCCGCACGCCACGTCGCTCGACGAAGTGGAAGTCTCGAAGCTTGTCGCACTGCGCAATCAGAAGAACAAGGAGCTTGAAAAGGAGGGCGTCAAACTTTCCTATCTGCCGTTCATTATCAAGGCCGTCTGTGTCGCATTGCGGAAGCACAAAAAATTGAACGCGACGCTTGATCTCGACCGTAATCGTGTGGTGTACAAGAAATATTACAACATCGGTTTGGCGGTGGATACGCCGGACGGATTGGTCGTTCCGAATATCAAGAACGCCGACCAGAAGGGAATCTTGCAGCTCGCGCGCGAAATCGAGGATCTCTCTACACGCGCCCGCGAACGCAAATTGACCATTGACGAGATCCGTGACGGCACGTTCACGATCACGAACTACGGCAGTTTGAACGGCAACTTCGGTGTTCCCGTTATCAACTATCCCGAAGTCGCGATTTTAGGCACAGGCCGCATCACGCAGAAGCCCGTCATCCTGAACGATCAAATCGTCAAAGGTTGGATTCAGCCGCTGAGTTTGTCGTTCGACCATAGAATCGTGGACGGAGGCGACAGCGCAAGATTCGTCAACGACTTGGTCACGATGCTGGCCGACCCGACCAATATGCTGATGCTCTAA
- a CDS encoding T9SS type A sorting domain-containing protein, giving the protein MKGTIAILGCLLAAYAAPLFGNEVPLILEETIQLPEIPDVWDVVLTGGDDYAWVFGAGPVNESWDSSCYFICGYASVGATDTFQTGTWAEMNGNPRSVEFVMGPSDSIRCVVTSSYHETCELAKGTCCVSVYDFARQRVIYNVDWANFCDRPWWVPGQVCLCHHSILNLAVFPAYPQALVSLPVMRKWFSSSGEDHTPHRLSPNLLGTGASIQLSSDYALAFSSQHSYQLYFVGIQSNGTMDKIVFVGDTVEMSEQWDIAESMVLSSIKMLCTWDDSSGAALVVMKTNDSLKAFTDGSEYPLWRRSTSYEYATLSDVIADSAGEELLLAEPQFSLLHIYDPLTFQFWGQTSNFETGWDEIKVVSRYDRDYRRLVVRYGSELRIYRFGDPIYTDADHVRSGLPSELTLLAYPNPFNPTTMIAFDLPKAGRAKLVVYDLNGRQVQTLLDEQMSGGHHEFGFDGAALPSGIYFARLSAGNLVKTQKMVLLK; this is encoded by the coding sequence GTGAAAGGGACGATTGCGATTCTCGGATGTTTGCTGGCGGCCTATGCCGCGCCGCTCTTTGGAAACGAAGTTCCGTTGATATTGGAAGAGACGATTCAGTTGCCGGAGATCCCGGATGTTTGGGATGTCGTTCTGACCGGTGGGGATGACTACGCATGGGTATTTGGAGCCGGGCCTGTGAATGAGTCTTGGGACTCCTCCTGCTATTTTATCTGTGGATACGCATCAGTAGGAGCAACCGATACATTTCAAACTGGCACTTGGGCTGAAATGAACGGCAATCCGAGATCTGTTGAGTTTGTAATGGGTCCAAGTGACTCGATTCGTTGTGTTGTTACGTCATCTTATCATGAGACATGTGAGCTTGCTAAAGGTACATGCTGTGTGTCAGTATATGACTTTGCTCGCCAACGAGTGATTTATAACGTTGATTGGGCTAACTTTTGTGACCGCCCTTGGTGGGTTCCGGGGCAAGTGTGCTTATGCCACCACTCGATTCTTAATCTTGCCGTTTTCCCTGCCTACCCCCAGGCCCTTGTGTCTCTGCCAGTTATGAGGAAGTGGTTCTCGTCCAGTGGCGAAGATCATACGCCGCATCGGCTTAGTCCGAATCTTCTCGGTACCGGAGCTTCAATACAACTTTCGTCAGACTATGCGCTAGCCTTCTCATCGCAGCACAGCTATCAATTGTATTTCGTTGGGATACAAAGCAACGGGACAATGGATAAGATCGTTTTTGTCGGTGATACAGTGGAAATGTCAGAACAATGGGACATAGCGGAATCCATGGTTTTGAGTTCGATTAAAATGCTATGCACTTGGGACGACTCCAGTGGCGCAGCACTTGTTGTAATGAAGACAAATGACTCACTTAAGGCATTTACCGACGGTTCAGAGTATCCGTTGTGGCGGCGTTCAACTTCATATGAGTACGCCACTCTCAGTGATGTTATCGCAGATTCGGCTGGCGAGGAGTTGCTATTGGCGGAGCCGCAGTTCTCTCTTTTGCACATTTATGATCCGCTTACTTTCCAGTTTTGGGGGCAGACATCAAACTTTGAAACGGGCTGGGACGAAATCAAGGTTGTAAGTCGTTATGATCGTGACTACCGCCGTCTCGTCGTGCGCTATGGCAGTGAGTTGCGCATCTACCGTTTTGGCGACCCGATTTACACGGATGCTGATCATGTTCGATCTGGGTTACCAAGCGAGTTGACTCTCTTGGCCTATCCGAATCCGTTCAATCCGACGACGATGATTGCGTTTGATTTGCCGAAGGCGGGGCGGGCGAAATTGGTGGTGTATGATTTGAACGGGCGGCAGGTACAGACGCTGTTGGATGAGCAGATGAGCGGCGGGCATCACGAGTTCGGTTTTGACGGCGCAGCATTGCCGAGCGGGATTTATTTTGCTCGGTTGTCGGCGGGGAATTTGGTAAAGACACAGAAGATGGTGTTGTTGAAATAG
- a CDS encoding transcriptional regulator produces MSEPFKQIAELDRLVHDSSRLAILTALAACTSADFLYLASLTGLSKGNLSSHLSKLEAGGLITIEKRFLGKKPNTLVSLTPEGRTAIDKHWGELERLRQDSASWRQ; encoded by the coding sequence ATGTCCGAACCGTTTAAGCAGATTGCCGAACTCGACCGGCTCGTGCATGATTCGTCCAGGCTCGCCATACTCACGGCGCTCGCGGCCTGCACCTCGGCGGACTTTCTCTATCTGGCCAGTCTGACCGGACTCTCGAAGGGCAATCTGTCGAGCCACCTGTCCAAGCTCGAAGCGGGCGGGCTGATTACGATTGAAAAGCGCTTCCTCGGCAAGAAACCGAATACGCTCGTCAGCCTGACCCCCGAAGGGCGCACGGCGATTGACAAGCACTGGGGGGAATTGGAACGGCTCAGGCAGGATTCAGCAAGCTGGCGGCAGTAG
- a CDS encoding nucleotidyltransferase domain-containing protein — translation MNNEPRIPIDKEKIVEFCKKHGIIEFALFGSVLRDDFGPESDVDVMISLATQKGFGLFKYGRLIYELRLLFNRDVDVVLRKEIEGSSNTIRKREVLSNYRTVYVA, via the coding sequence ATGAACAACGAACCACGCATTCCCATAGACAAAGAGAAGATCGTTGAGTTCTGCAAGAAACACGGCATCATCGAGTTCGCACTCTTTGGTTCCGTGTTACGCGATGATTTCGGGCCGGAAAGCGATGTGGATGTGATGATCTCGCTTGCCACACAAAAGGGATTTGGTCTGTTTAAGTACGGCCGACTGATTTATGAACTGCGACTGCTTTTCAATCGTGATGTTGACGTCGTTTTACGGAAAGAAATTGAGGGTAGCAGTAATACGATTAGAAAGCGTGAAGTATTGTCAAACTATCGGACCGTTTATGTCGCGTAA
- a CDS encoding PQQ-dependent sugar dehydrogenase — protein sequence MLTLLLALALAGAANAQTTVRIATGLSRPLYVTHAPGDFERIFILEQHEARIRVFNLTSNTLEAAPFLDIDSIVTSTGNERGLLGLAFHPDYQSNRYFYVSYNDNSGTSVLARFTASDDPDSAIATSRFNILTQAQPFENHNGGCIHFGPDGYLYFGFGDGGSGNDPQGNAQNTNTMLGKMIRIDVDSTEPPLNYAIPDDNPFVGVPGYREEIWALGLRNPWRWSFDRLTGDMYIADVGQNAWEEVNVVAASDTGGRNYGWRCMEAYTCTGLSGCTCNAPNLTRPVTAFDHGLGCSVTGGYVYRGCAIPSLYGTYFYGDYCSDQIWSFNWDGANGTTDSTNWTVAFDPPLGNVENISSFGEDAYGEFYICDLNGGEVFKVIPNTLIDCNGNSIADACDIQFGNSLDIDADGIPDECDDCYHLPAQDVGLAAGPDSVYFSWNNIGGEAASYTLWQTQDAEAEFPAGWLPVASGIFSGMDNRVSFTMATASLPELGFFKVVTVCP from the coding sequence ATGCTTACACTTCTCCTCGCTCTTGCGCTGGCGGGCGCCGCGAACGCCCAAACCACCGTCCGGATTGCCACCGGACTGTCCCGGCCTCTGTACGTCACCCACGCCCCCGGTGACTTCGAGCGCATCTTCATTCTCGAACAGCACGAAGCACGCATCCGTGTCTTCAACCTTACCAGCAACACGCTGGAAGCGGCGCCGTTTCTCGACATTGACTCCATCGTCACGAGCACCGGCAACGAACGCGGTCTCCTCGGGCTGGCGTTTCATCCGGACTATCAAAGCAACCGCTATTTCTATGTCAGCTACAACGACAACAGCGGCACCAGCGTGCTGGCGCGCTTCACTGCGTCGGACGACCCTGACAGCGCCATTGCGACGTCGCGCTTCAACATTCTGACACAAGCGCAGCCGTTTGAGAATCATAACGGCGGCTGCATTCACTTCGGGCCCGACGGCTATCTGTATTTCGGTTTCGGTGACGGCGGCAGCGGCAACGACCCGCAGGGAAACGCGCAAAACACCAATACGATGCTCGGTAAAATGATTCGCATCGACGTGGACAGCACCGAGCCGCCGCTCAATTACGCCATTCCCGATGACAATCCGTTCGTTGGCGTGCCGGGGTATCGCGAAGAAATCTGGGCTCTCGGTCTGCGCAATCCGTGGCGCTGGAGCTTTGACCGGCTCACCGGAGATATGTATATCGCCGACGTGGGACAGAATGCGTGGGAAGAGGTCAATGTCGTCGCGGCCAGCGATACCGGCGGTCGAAACTACGGCTGGCGATGCATGGAAGCCTACACCTGCACCGGACTGTCGGGCTGCACCTGCAATGCGCCCAACCTTACCCGGCCCGTCACCGCGTTTGACCACGGCCTCGGCTGTTCCGTCACAGGCGGTTATGTCTATCGCGGCTGTGCGATTCCGAGTCTCTATGGAACATACTTCTACGGTGATTACTGCAGCGACCAAATCTGGAGTTTCAACTGGGATGGAGCAAACGGCACAACCGACTCCACAAACTGGACTGTTGCCTTTGATCCGCCGCTCGGCAATGTTGAAAACATCTCAAGTTTCGGTGAGGACGCTTACGGCGAATTCTACATCTGCGATTTGAACGGCGGCGAAGTCTTCAAAGTGATTCCAAACACGCTGATTGACTGCAACGGCAACAGTATCGCCGACGCGTGCGATATTCAATTCGGCAACTCATTGGACATTGACGCGGACGGAATTCCCGACGAGTGCGACGATTGTTATCATCTGCCCGCACAGGACGTGGGACTTGCGGCCGGTCCTGACAGTGTGTATTTCTCTTGGAACAATATCGGCGGCGAGGCGGCGAGTTACACACTCTGGCAAACGCAGGACGCTGAAGCCGAATTTCCCGCCGGATGGCTGCCGGTAGCCTCCGGAATTTTCAGCGGCATGGATAACCGTGTGAGCTTCACGATGGCCACGGCGTCATTGCCCGAACTGGGATTCTTCAAAGTCGTGACGGTGTGCCCATGA
- a CDS encoding glycoside hydrolase family 18 protein, whose amino-acid sequence MTAHAEHIVGYYPSWAIYARNYLVTDIPAEHLTHINYAFANIVNGEIALGDSYADIDRFYPGDCWDPGCERGNFHQLRILKHQHPQLKTLISVGGWTWSENFSDAAATPAARELFANSCAEFIMEHGFDGVDLDWEYPVFGGDWDVEHRPEDGANLTLLCNRIRTKLDSLEALNGRPYLLTLATSAGGEHIDDLELPQLSNAVDFFNVMTYDFQGAWSAFTGFNAPLYADPDDPFAEPEHSTFNLHAAMQHYVADGVPRDKLNAGLAFYGKGFGNVNDANNGLYQSFSGPSPNGTWEPGVFDYWQLAQSYVNQNGYSRFFHPVSRVPYLHNPAANIFISYDDTASVREKCEYILTENLGGAMFWELAADRDGELLTTVHNAFENANQLAAPQALTVTRIGDSLSFRWQAVSGAVQYTLWSSAFADAAPEDYSLELSTNATAATVLLPDGAARVFFIRAEP is encoded by the coding sequence TTGACAGCTCATGCAGAACATATTGTCGGATATTATCCGAGTTGGGCTATCTACGCGCGGAACTATCTGGTGACCGACATTCCCGCCGAACATCTGACGCACATCAACTACGCGTTTGCCAATATCGTCAACGGAGAGATTGCGCTCGGTGATTCGTATGCCGACATTGACCGCTTCTACCCCGGCGATTGCTGGGACCCGGGCTGTGAGCGCGGCAACTTTCATCAACTGCGCATTTTGAAGCATCAGCATCCGCAACTGAAAACGCTGATTTCCGTCGGCGGTTGGACATGGAGTGAGAACTTTTCCGATGCCGCTGCCACTCCCGCCGCGCGTGAGCTGTTTGCCAACTCGTGCGCCGAGTTCATCATGGAGCACGGCTTTGACGGCGTTGACCTCGATTGGGAGTATCCTGTGTTCGGCGGTGATTGGGATGTCGAGCATCGCCCCGAGGATGGCGCAAATCTGACGCTGCTGTGCAATCGCATTCGCACAAAACTCGATTCACTCGAAGCATTGAACGGACGACCGTACTTACTCACGCTCGCCACGTCCGCCGGCGGCGAGCACATTGACGACCTCGAACTGCCGCAGCTTTCGAATGCAGTGGACTTTTTCAATGTGATGACCTACGATTTCCAAGGCGCGTGGAGCGCCTTCACCGGATTCAACGCGCCGCTCTATGCCGATCCCGATGATCCGTTTGCCGAACCGGAGCACTCGACGTTCAATTTGCACGCTGCCATGCAGCACTATGTCGCCGACGGTGTGCCGCGCGATAAGCTGAATGCGGGGCTGGCATTTTACGGCAAGGGCTTCGGCAACGTTAACGATGCCAACAACGGACTGTATCAGAGCTTCAGCGGCCCGTCGCCAAACGGCACGTGGGAGCCGGGAGTGTTTGACTATTGGCAGCTTGCACAAAGCTACGTCAATCAGAACGGCTACTCACGCTTCTTTCATCCGGTTTCGCGGGTTCCGTATTTGCACAATCCGGCGGCGAATATCTTCATCAGCTACGACGACACGGCATCTGTTCGCGAAAAGTGCGAGTACATTCTAACAGAGAATCTTGGCGGAGCGATGTTCTGGGAACTGGCTGCAGATCGCGACGGTGAACTACTGACAACGGTTCACAACGCGTTTGAAAACGCCAATCAACTCGCCGCCCCGCAGGCTTTGACCGTCACGCGCATCGGCGACTCGCTCTCCTTCAGATGGCAGGCCGTCTCCGGTGCCGTGCAATACACGCTTTGGTCGAGCGCCTTCGCGGACGCTGCTCCGGAGGATTATAGTTTGGAATTGAGCACAAACGCGACTGCGGCAACCGTATTGCTTCCTGACGGAGCGGCACGAGTGTTTTTCATTCGTGCGGAGCCGTGA